In Micropterus dolomieu isolate WLL.071019.BEF.003 ecotype Adirondacks linkage group LG09, ASM2129224v1, whole genome shotgun sequence, the DNA window acTATGCGTTTGTGAGCCCATCATGAGATGCTCAGAAAAACAGTCCAATTCACTTCTCCTTTCTGAAACAATTAATGCATCATGACATTTTATTGCCGGTTTCTGCTTcctgttatttaaaaaaggtgttatatgttatatatatatatatatatataaatatgttattttgtcaaacaaacaGCATGAAGAAAAAACATAGTATTCCATTTATAATGAAAGGAAACATTTTGACTGCAATATGAATTGCATAATTATTCTCATCttcactgaaaaacatttaaaggattACAGTGTGATTTttttgcaaggatctgtaccaaatataGATGTTTCCTTAAGCCTCTAGAATATGATGTGCAGACCAGGAAATCTCTGCAGCACcgcattatttaatttaaaattgtattttgacacataatttgtttttaacaaatattacaCCTCAtgcgatttgaaaattgcagaaAGCCATAATGCGATTTGATTAACAGTTCATGTTCATTTTAAGCTAGTTAAAATCTTAAATTATCTGTGAATGTAATAGGGTCTGTTACGTGACAAGTTTCAGACATGTACAGATacataagaagaaaaaaataaaataaaccaacaTGTCACTGAATGTTAGCATAAGACCACACAGGACTTGGAAAGGTAACTTGAATTCTAGCTAAGTTAGGTTTTAAGTATTACtcataacgttagctagttagtgAACTAACCTTGCTATAACGTTAATTGGTGCGTTAACGTTCTTCAAATAAAGTTACAGCTTACCTTGAGAAGGGgttcaaacaacaaaatactcTTGGTTAAGACAGCCTGGTGTGTTGTACTGAACGGACATAACATTTTTCTACGAGAGAAAAACAAGTCACATGAGCACCGATGAGCACATCAGTTTCAGGGAGACGCCGGTTTCTGCAAAACATTAGCTACGCACAGTGAAGCTAGCTTTTATAGTTTACAGTCGAATTGGAGGAAGTGACGTTACAAGTGTGacacaaaacatctgttacccaTCAGATTATGTGACCCAAATGGGAAATGAAGACCTCGGGGCTTGTTGATGTTTTGAAGctgtcgcagtttggttaggtttagaaaaagattgtggtttgggttcaaACACAGAATCTGATGGCTCACGGAATGTGGTGCAACACCGGTGTTTGGGTtcacagaatctgatgggtCACAGGTTTTGGTGTTACACCGGATATGACCATCAGTTTAAATCAGGGCCGTAGTAacgggttttttttttaaatcaaaaacacaaaatattctTTTTATGGCTTCCTCCAAGCCGTGAAAAGTTTCTTTAACTGATTTAAATTAGTTgggaataaaataattttccgCATATTTACGGCCGTTTTAATGTGTTGTTATGGCAACGAAACCACCTCCCGTGTTTTCTGGACGATAACGTTAGCAAACATAAAACCCGGTTGTCAAAGAGTTGGAGTTTATTAACTTGTTACACTTTTAGGCACCTGTAAATTATTCAACTACCGTCGCATTCATGGCTCATTACAGAGTAAGTATTTGGTTACAGACTCTGTagctgttgattatttttttaaacggTAAAGGTTTGTTTATAGTCGGTGTGCTAACTAGCTCACTAGCATCATAGCAACTTGTCCCCGTCTTGTTTGGTTGTAACTTGGCATTGAACGCACCTCATAGCTACCGTCTTTGTCATGTAACTAGTGTTGTTGATTTCAAAAGGAAAATTCCCATGACAAACCCACAAGTATTTTGCCAGTGGGTAAAACCTATCAGACGTGTGCTGCTAACTTATATGTCAAAGTCAAACATTTGTGTTATGTTTCAGGCCTCAGAATCTAAGCGAGAACAATTTAGAAGATATCTAGAAAAATCTGGCTTCCTTGACACTATAACAAGCGGTAGGTATACAAGCAATTCAAATACCTCATATAGCATGCACATTTGCATCCAGTGCATGGTGTTAAACACTTCCATTCACTTACTTTTCACCTATGTCCCTGCTGTGCTGATGCATCACCATTTCGTTTTTCTTTTGCAGTTTTAGTGGCACTTTATGAAGAGACTGATAAACCTAACAATGCTCTGGAGTATCCTTTTTTGTGTATGCAGCTTTATAGAACTTTTGGTGGTAATAAACAGTTGTTGATGTCCTTTAAATTATGAGCAGGGACCTCAGTCTGTGAGACTCCTTAGTTTGTCCTCAGCTCTCcaccatgtaaaatagtttCATTTCTGTGACTTATTTATCCACTcatctactgtatataatttTTGTGTATAACGTTTGTTTTTGTATAGGGATGGGTATCCAATCATCAGTAGGTCGATGGTTTGATCCTCGGCTTCCCcaagtctgcatgtcgaagtgtccttggtgtgtgaatgtgtgaatgaaTTTCTGTGTCTGGTGAGCAGCTGGCACCTTAGTCTCCGCTCATCAGTGTGTGGATATGGACCATTTACCATTTTgtgtgtagcataaagggaactacaacctATTCTTGTTGTACagccctgtgttgtaaaatgattaaaaaaaatacatctacCATATACCTTGAATTCCTGGAAAGGTTTACGGCATTCTTACAGATTTGTGGCCTGTGtgagatttttttccccccccgtGCTCTCATCTATCAAGAACAATTAATGTCATGAGGAAACAGATTAAACATTGATTTTAAAGTGTGAATGCTGAAACCCACTGCTTGGTAATTAAATGCAGCAAGGTTACGGTTTCATGCGTCAACCAtgctttagtttgtttgttcacTTTGAATATTACAGTATATAGACAGTATATCGGGCAGAAGATTAGTAACGTTCAAATGGAGCTTGTCATTGAGCCGGAACAGTTGTTTTCTTGCATAAATGTCTGTGAGAAACAAACTAAATCATCATTTTGCTTTACACGAATGGCTTAAGAAGGAAACAAGTCACTGGTGTTAGTGTCTTTACCcatctttgttaaaaaaatatttctgtagACTGAATAATGAGAGCACGTGTTGACCTTAACCACCTGCACAGTTTCATAAAGCTTCACCTCGGCGCGAGTGGCCCTGAGCCAGCAGACGTTGAGGCTCTTCGCATGGAGCTGGCTGATCTACAACAGAAATGCAACCTGCTCGTGGAGGAGAACAAAGAGCTGAAAAACAGGGTGAGATGCTGTTAAGAAAATTCTGTCTAAATATACAGATAAGCAGCGGTGCCTGTGTTTAAGACTGTCGCTCCTGCTGTAACCTCTAAACTCTGCTTTAATATCACTTTCCAGCTGATGCAGTACGAACCATCACCTGAGGATGAAGCAGCAGAGTAGAAACACGGGGTTTGTCATTTCTGTCTggggtaaaaaaagaaaagaaaaacattaaataatagccttttttgaatattatttaaaatgtttattacatAATATTGTACAGTGAACACAAAATCACTGCTATTTGTTATATAACAACAAGCAACTTTTTTGCTTtgtcataaataaaaatgtttttcatcattTGGCATCAGTTATTCTTTGATGTCCTAAATTAACAATTGGTCTTCTGTTTTCAAACAAGAGATTCTGCAAACATATTCAGCCACTCATCTAAATCTTTAGAATGGTCtttcaaagacatttaaattgatATCGACTGCAGTAATAAGTatcaagtaaaaaataaatttcataCAAAAGCAGCGTTGCTGCTCGTTATAGTCTGATAGATGACAGCATATTGAAGTTTTTATTCATGTCACCATACTAATTCAAAGATATTTAGCAGTTATTTTCCACAGCTGCATCCAGAACTGTTTATGTTAAATGTTCTTGCTAAAGACCTCTCTGACATGTTGGAATGGGGTGAATTAATTCAGACAGCGTCacagatttaaaagtatccagtTGCATAACAGCACTATGTGACCTGAAACAACATTATAGATTTGTGGGTTTGTTTTCCATTCCCCACAAATCATTCAGCTGTTGCATATGGCCAAATCATTAAATGTCCGTCTGAATGTCTGTAATGTAAGGAACCAAAACCAAAAGTCCATTGTGGTCTGATCACCTGTTAAAATCTGAAGAGTAGATGTTAGATTGCATATTGTCTATATGCTTCATAAGTTCTTTTCAAATATGATTGGAAAAAGGCTCTTCTTTTGTGTCAGGAGCATAATATCCTTTGCATTGGGTAGCAAaggttttttgtgtttgtgttttaatgttttttaaagaactTTTATATGTGCAGTAATATAGTGTCCATATAACTTGAAACCAAACATGGCTGAATTTCTTTTGCCATGTTGGCGAGCACACAGTCTGGTGCTTATATCTGCAGATCAGTTGGAGCTCGTCTGCTGCTGCCGCCACTACTCGCCGCTGACACCCGGCGGTTTGGAGAGGAGGCAGTGGGGCTGTTGCTCTCACGGCTGTGTCGCGATACAGAGCTCAGCTCCCCTGCGGAGTCTGGGCTCTGGGACCTGCTCGACCTCTTAACGTCTGATTTAGAGAGCATCCTCGGTCGGGGGCCGACACAGCTGCTACGTTGCTTCATGCTGTTGTTCCCGTGGTAGGAATCTCCGCTGTCTGAGCCGTTCCCCTCTACCAGGGTGGAGCAATGCCACGGTGGACTGACTCTCCGTGACTTCCTTGCAATGCCTGATAGTGTTGTGCAGGAGGAGGTGTCTGCTACAGGGAGGGTGGGGTACTCAGAACTCGCACACTCTCTGTCCTCATGATGGGGCGAAGTTTGTTCTTCTGGCTCATCCTGTTTGTCCGCAGGAGGAGAACGCGTCTCGCTGCTGGTGTTGTTGGAGTTGCTGTTCTGCTCTGTGGGGCTCGGCACTCCCTCTTTGCTGTCCTTGTGGCTGTCTGGCTTTGCACCAGGGTCCCCTTGTATTGGGACGAAGGCAGAGGAGGCATTAAGAAGAGGGTAGTTAGGTCCGTTGCCCTGCTTCTCCAACAGCAATGTATATCCACATGGTGCTGTGGGAATAGTAGTCTTGCGCCCCACAGATGTGCCTATGCAAACCTGATGCACAACTGAGTTCTTTTTTGACTTGTTGACGTAATAATCATCCAGGTCGTCCTTCAGATGTGGGTAGTAGTCCAGGATGCCCTTCTTTAGCCTCTTGAATCCCAGGTGTATGATCTCAAGAAGGCTGAGAAAAAGGGAGATGGAGGCAATACCTTGCATGAACACCATGAAAACAGTTTTCTCCGTGGGCCTGGAGACGAAGCAGTCCACCACATTTGGGCACGGCTCCCTTTCACACTTGTAAAGAGGGCTGAGGCGGTGTCCATAGAGAATGAACTGACCCATCATGAAGCTGACCTCCACCAATGAGCGAGTAACAATGTGGGCCACATAAGTACACAACAGAGAACCCCTCAGCGGTGCTTTGTTGAGCTTCCCCTGCTCCAGCTGCCTCATCTCCTTTTCAATCCTCCTCCGCACCTCCACCAACTCCGCGTCCACTGCCTCCAGCTCCCGACGGAGAGCCACCTTCTTGCAGTGGCGCTCTTTCTCCAGAGCGCGCAGCTGGTAGATGGCGTGACCCATGTAGACAAGGGAGGGAGAGGACACAAAAATCACTTGAAGCACCCAATAGCGTATGAGGGAGATGGGGAAGGCCTCGTCGTAGCAGACGTTGCGGCAGCCGGGCTGCTCGGTGTTGCAGATGAAGTCTGACTGTTCGTCATTCCACACATCCTCTGCTGCGACGCCCAGCACCAACATGCGGAATATGAACAGGATGGTCAGCCAGATCTTGCCAACCATGGTGGAGTGGATATGCACCTCCTCCAAGATCCCTCCAAGGAAGTTCCAGTCCCCCATTTTTTACATTAGCAGTGCTATAACCAATGAGGACAGAGAGATTGTTAATAATACTGCTGATTACTAATACTGATAATACTGGACTTTTGTGAGTATATTTAAACACATAACTTAGACATACGTTATTAATTCAAGAATAAAATAGTACAATATAGTCTAGAAGTCAGTGAAATGTCAGTTGGAAGTATGATCATGAAAGTTTGTACTGCTTTCTATGCTTTCAATCTGTGTGTCaaacatgaaaagaaatgaCCTCAAGGTGCTTAATAAGTTTTGTAGCCCGAACAATACTGACATTTTAGGAGATTTTTATACAATCTGgtacaaataatttaaaaggaaaaacaatcaCATAACATAAATCTTGAAACAGAGCCCGAGATTTGTTCAGTTCAACTCGTCAGTGCTCTCTGATGGACAAAGGATGTAACCTCACTTGTTTCTACCTCAGATCtagtttggcatttctgtactgcaatttcttgttacttattTGTCAACATGTAAACTAATACTGAAATACCggcctgatttttcttttgttatcaCATTTCTATGCAAATAAGCAGAGGAAACAGGTGGCAGGTAATACTAAAAGAAACATAGGTCTGAGAACCAGCGCTGGAATGTATTCAATTACTGTACTTATGTGATGTTTGACCtacttttagtatttttaaaacatcactATATTTCAGAGGaaacttttgtactttttaatgtacttagtttgtttgacagtttcAGCTACTTTTCAGATGAAGATTTTATACagtaaatcattttatttaaatattacaatGCTATGATGCATCAAACTACCAATATTTGCACAGTATATAAAGAAGTTAAAACAAGCTTCCAATTTGACAAACTACAACATCAAAATGGCCTAACATGCTTATATCTAATTACACACATTACAGCTtgatgagtacttttactcCTTATactttaagtttatttttctaACAATACGTCTatactttaaaaaatacttcttccaccactgctgagTTTTCAAATATACAACCAGTTTACCCAGTTACAACGGAGCACTCCCCCATTAGACACTAGTTAAA includes these proteins:
- the LOC123976220 gene encoding c-Myc-binding protein-like; this encodes MAHYRASESKREQFRRYLEKSGFLDTITSVLVALYEETDKPNNALDFIKLHLGASGPEPADVEALRMELADLQQKCNLLVEENKELKNRLMQYEPSPEDEAAE
- the LOC123976219 gene encoding gap junction alpha-9 protein-like encodes the protein MGDWNFLGGILEEVHIHSTMVGKIWLTILFIFRMLVLGVAAEDVWNDEQSDFICNTEQPGCRNVCYDEAFPISLIRYWVLQVIFVSSPSLVYMGHAIYQLRALEKERHCKKVALRRELEAVDAELVEVRRRIEKEMRQLEQGKLNKAPLRGSLLCTYVAHIVTRSLVEVSFMMGQFILYGHRLSPLYKCEREPCPNVVDCFVSRPTEKTVFMVFMQGIASISLFLSLLEIIHLGFKRLKKGILDYYPHLKDDLDDYYVNKSKKNSVVHQVCIGTSVGRKTTIPTAPCGYTLLLEKQGNGPNYPLLNASSAFVPIQGDPGAKPDSHKDSKEGVPSPTEQNSNSNNTSSETRSPPADKQDEPEEQTSPHHEDRECASSEYPTLPVADTSSCTTLSGIARKSRRVSPPWHCSTLVEGNGSDSGDSYHGNNSMKQRSSCVGPRPRMLSKSDVKRSSRSQSPDSAGELSSVSRHSRESNSPTASSPNRRVSAASSGGSSRRAPTDLQI